In Thermobaculum terrenum ATCC BAA-798, one genomic interval encodes:
- a CDS encoding helicase-related protein, producing the protein MEPYQLYDPTRNRQMTGREARDKLYDFLRRGLMGPAPYGAPLDINQPISFQSWEEAAGPWVQQGTGEEILWRDPPLVRYSVGVLFPRDMPRDEVEQELEEAAEEWATSEATPPQSRNHDSSSRGDMDQVSSDPLEEDEEGDISLSRYRQPSSMGISLLARLRRGSRLVVTVTGGQYSFLEAQVMGQQRAMYLRRPVTLLAEAGPEDIAQRGIHKLVPAASETHGLELEVLVTSRPMRDDQYLLTVSLVNNTPYDHPGSDEYRRYKSERCLFQSSLEVEVRGDGDSGILPYPSRELQSMVDDEEESIRLLYRKHQIFGVGHGCAADWELDPSGERARKVMAECMPKVEVPSVTPDIRLEDGSLLEIPMAPLAGLVPGDDGLRSLERMLDLYARWIADRKREIETLEDTYQEAAYRHMEECERCLARMREGLRYLQENTMARRAFQLANRAMLLQQITSRRPTRAATITEDNRLQFRGEYVPPDPASPGRGIGRWRPFQAAFILMNLRSIAEGNHPDRETVELIWFPTGGGKTEAYLGLTAFSLFLRRLRDPEDCGVHVIMRYTLRLLTTQQFQRASSLILAMEKIRRENPAELGQEPFSIGIWLGQSTTPNTRKDAVSSLGQLQRSDKSTENPFLLQKCPWCGAQMGPIDRGNSSRRRGNNTRRVLGYERIGNTVAFCCPDKSCEFSDRLPIYVIDEDIYEFRPSLVIGTVDKFAMLAWRPEARTLFGLDDQGQRILSPPGLIIQDELHLISGPLGSMVGLFEAVIEDLCTDRRGAQPIKPKIISSTATVRRHKEQIKALYNRDRVTLFPSPGLEVNESFFSSIDRMDDGSLAPGRMYVGVFSPGTRSLVTTSVRTFGSLLQASYELPEDKRDPWWTLMIFYNSLRELGTGLSLFDYRIGEYMRAMNRRRGRENSTRFIYRNRVIELTSRIRNDQVPQALEELARRYSPADERSDGVRALDACLASNIIEVGIDVERLSLMAVVCQPKATAQYIQVTGRVGRRWRDQPGLVVILYNQARPRDRSHFEHFRAYHERLYAQIEPMTLTPFSQPAMERSLHAALVAYVRQYSRIDQPPSPVPEDLIASFRSLVRERVRSVDPDELPALEKILEMRLRQWRAWEPEHWEVKKDDLGLMYRAGEYIDPEIASISWEVQQSMRSVDAECRLKITYSYIKD; encoded by the coding sequence ATGGAGCCATATCAACTGTATGATCCCACACGCAACCGGCAGATGACCGGCAGGGAAGCCAGGGACAAGCTGTACGACTTCCTGCGCAGAGGGCTAATGGGACCTGCCCCCTATGGTGCTCCTCTGGACATCAACCAGCCGATCTCCTTTCAGTCCTGGGAGGAAGCCGCTGGGCCCTGGGTACAGCAGGGCACCGGCGAGGAGATCCTGTGGCGCGACCCGCCACTGGTACGCTACAGCGTGGGAGTGCTCTTCCCAAGGGACATGCCCAGGGATGAAGTAGAGCAGGAGCTGGAGGAAGCTGCGGAGGAGTGGGCTACTTCGGAGGCAACTCCTCCACAGAGCCGGAACCATGACAGCAGTAGCAGGGGAGATATGGACCAGGTGTCGAGCGACCCCCTCGAAGAGGATGAAGAAGGCGATATATCTCTCTCGAGATACAGACAACCCTCGAGCATGGGCATCAGCTTACTGGCGAGGCTCCGCCGCGGCTCCCGCCTGGTGGTCACTGTTACCGGGGGGCAGTACTCCTTCCTGGAAGCCCAAGTGATGGGCCAACAACGTGCCATGTACCTCAGGCGACCGGTCACGCTGTTGGCCGAGGCCGGACCTGAGGACATAGCTCAAAGGGGTATCCACAAATTGGTACCAGCCGCAAGCGAGACCCATGGCCTCGAGCTCGAGGTGCTCGTTACCTCGCGCCCTATGCGGGACGACCAGTACCTGCTGACCGTGTCGCTAGTCAATAACACTCCTTACGATCACCCCGGCAGCGATGAATACAGGCGCTACAAGTCCGAGAGGTGCCTCTTCCAGTCAAGCTTAGAGGTCGAGGTGCGGGGAGATGGTGATTCGGGCATACTGCCCTACCCCTCCAGAGAGCTGCAATCGATGGTCGACGATGAGGAGGAGTCCATTAGGCTACTGTACCGCAAGCACCAAATCTTCGGTGTGGGGCACGGCTGCGCTGCCGACTGGGAGCTGGACCCCTCAGGCGAGCGAGCGCGCAAGGTCATGGCCGAGTGCATGCCCAAGGTGGAGGTGCCGAGCGTCACCCCCGACATCCGGCTGGAAGACGGCTCGCTGCTGGAGATACCTATGGCGCCGCTGGCGGGACTGGTACCAGGCGACGACGGGCTGCGCTCGCTGGAGAGGATGCTCGACCTCTACGCCAGATGGATCGCAGATCGCAAGCGGGAGATCGAGACGCTGGAGGACACATACCAGGAGGCAGCCTACAGGCACATGGAGGAATGCGAGCGCTGCCTGGCTCGCATGCGAGAAGGTCTACGCTACCTGCAGGAGAACACCATGGCCAGAAGGGCCTTCCAGCTCGCCAACCGCGCCATGCTCCTCCAGCAGATAACGTCCCGCAGGCCGACTCGCGCGGCCACCATCACCGAGGATAACCGCCTGCAATTCAGGGGTGAGTACGTCCCCCCGGATCCCGCATCGCCAGGAAGGGGTATAGGGAGGTGGCGCCCCTTCCAGGCAGCTTTTATCCTGATGAATCTGCGCTCCATCGCCGAGGGGAACCACCCCGATCGCGAGACGGTGGAGCTGATATGGTTCCCCACTGGCGGAGGCAAGACCGAAGCTTACCTCGGGCTGACGGCGTTCTCGCTCTTCCTACGCCGGCTCAGGGACCCAGAGGATTGTGGGGTGCACGTGATCATGCGCTATACCCTGAGGCTGCTCACCACTCAGCAGTTCCAGCGTGCTTCGAGCCTCATCCTCGCCATGGAGAAGATCCGCAGGGAGAACCCCGCAGAGCTGGGGCAAGAACCCTTCTCCATAGGTATCTGGCTTGGCCAAAGCACAACCCCCAACACCCGTAAGGACGCCGTTAGTAGCTTAGGTCAACTGCAAAGATCTGACAAAAGCACCGAGAATCCCTTCCTCCTGCAGAAATGCCCCTGGTGCGGCGCACAAATGGGGCCCATAGATCGAGGTAACTCCAGCAGGAGGAGAGGGAATAACACCAGGCGAGTGCTGGGTTACGAGAGGATAGGCAATACCGTAGCCTTCTGCTGTCCAGATAAGAGCTGCGAGTTCTCGGACAGGCTGCCAATCTACGTCATCGATGAGGACATCTACGAGTTTCGCCCATCGCTCGTGATAGGCACAGTAGATAAGTTCGCCATGCTGGCTTGGCGCCCAGAAGCCAGGACCCTATTTGGGTTGGACGATCAAGGCCAGAGGATTCTATCTCCACCAGGGCTTATCATCCAGGACGAGCTCCACCTCATATCCGGTCCCCTCGGGTCCATGGTGGGACTCTTCGAGGCCGTGATAGAAGACCTCTGCACCGACAGGCGCGGCGCCCAACCCATCAAGCCCAAGATCATAAGCTCCACAGCGACGGTACGCCGCCACAAGGAGCAGATCAAAGCGCTGTACAACCGCGATCGGGTGACCCTGTTTCCGTCACCCGGGCTGGAGGTGAACGAGTCATTCTTCAGCAGCATAGATAGAATGGATGATGGCAGCCTGGCCCCCGGCAGGATGTACGTGGGAGTGTTCTCCCCAGGCACCAGGTCCCTGGTCACCACCAGCGTGCGAACCTTTGGCTCGCTGCTGCAGGCAAGTTACGAACTGCCTGAAGACAAGCGAGATCCCTGGTGGACCCTGATGATCTTCTACAACAGCCTAAGGGAGCTGGGAACCGGTCTGTCCCTGTTCGACTACAGGATCGGAGAGTACATGAGGGCGATGAACAGGCGCCGCGGCCGGGAAAACAGCACACGGTTCATCTACCGCAACAGAGTCATCGAGCTCACCAGCCGCATCCGTAACGACCAGGTCCCTCAAGCGCTCGAGGAGCTGGCCAGAAGATACAGTCCTGCGGACGAGAGGAGCGATGGGGTCCGTGCCCTGGATGCCTGCCTGGCCTCCAACATAATCGAGGTGGGGATCGACGTAGAGCGGCTGTCGCTCATGGCAGTGGTCTGCCAACCCAAGGCCACGGCCCAGTACATTCAGGTGACCGGACGTGTGGGGCGCCGCTGGCGAGACCAACCAGGCCTGGTCGTGATCTTATATAATCAGGCACGTCCGAGGGATCGCTCGCACTTCGAGCACTTCCGTGCCTACCACGAGCGCCTGTACGCCCAGATAGAGCCGATGACGCTCACGCCGTTCTCCCAGCCGGCGATGGAGCGGTCGCTTCACGCCGCACTCGTGGCCTATGTGCGGCAGTACAGCAGGATCGACCAGCCTCCTTCGCCTGTGCCTGAGGACCTCATAGCCAGCTTCCGGTCACTTGTGCGGGAGCGGGTTAGGTCGGTGGACCCAGATGAGCTGCCTGCCCTGGAGAAGATCCTGGAGATGCGCCTCAGGCAGTGGCGGGCCTGGGAACCCGAGCACTGGGAGGTAAAGAAGGACGATCTGGGACTCATGTACCGTGCCGGAGAGTACATCGATCCCGAGATAGCCAGCATCTCCTGGGAGGTACAGCAGTCGATGCGCAGCGTTGATGCTGAGTGTAGATTAAAGATCACATACAGCTACATCAAAGACTAA
- the drmB gene encoding DUF1998 domain-containing protein, with amino-acid sequence MNEAPIRRRQLITTSGVGGMITAPDGTSLLIAGLDHWYESRDGELKEDEFVVREWRLERLLGVSHFRLPPDFRKGGGDNLYISIPALRFPRWHRCILCNKLVKRKLTDSSRDRDHKCPKNNYGPCRLYQVPMVAVCPKGHMEDFPFVEWVHRTLHPTCQGPLKMYATGTGFSLGSIEISCEGCGKKRTLYGLVGSDVTRRSISILGSKQDIQDTSDMDVEPGKGYTCRGHKPWLGDGVPTSGCGEDMSLSMRTSTNVYFPNTIASLFIPKDTDTDHLRRLLESPSYIRTIETLLRANLRPSAQLLRRHHRPDPLEPYTDEDIDAVLEQIIQEMNTGQPDTKPEPSGEASLLQSEYQVLSSAKSRKNPSAKAQELITEKMDLDAYDAKVAEYLESVVLVKKLRVTRVFVGFSRYESLEIEFDPSMLWRNPPDPENRWLPADVSYGEGIFLALNSGRLQQWESAETVGQRVERIKANLRRFRGMSFLKRHAHPRHVLLHTLAHLLMRRLAFESGYSLTSLHERIYSEGDMAGILIYTSEGDVKGTLGGLVRMGLPQKLEGIFLRALEEATWCSSDPVCMESVGGDVLGLPSFNLAACHACALLPETSCQEMNHLLDRALVVGTPEDQDIGFFKDLVKTAIGIT; translated from the coding sequence GTGAACGAGGCACCCATACGAAGAAGACAACTCATCACGACTTCTGGCGTGGGCGGTATGATCACAGCCCCGGACGGTACATCCCTGCTGATCGCCGGCCTGGACCACTGGTACGAGAGCCGAGACGGCGAGCTCAAAGAGGATGAGTTCGTGGTCCGGGAGTGGAGGCTGGAGCGCTTGTTAGGGGTCAGCCACTTCCGTCTGCCCCCCGATTTTCGCAAGGGAGGGGGTGACAACCTATACATCAGCATACCGGCGCTGCGCTTCCCAAGGTGGCATAGATGCATCCTATGCAATAAGCTGGTCAAGCGCAAACTAACCGACTCCTCACGGGACAGGGATCACAAATGTCCAAAGAACAATTACGGTCCATGCCGGCTTTACCAGGTGCCAATGGTCGCCGTGTGCCCCAAAGGACATATGGAGGACTTCCCTTTCGTGGAGTGGGTGCACAGGACTTTGCATCCCACCTGCCAAGGGCCGCTTAAGATGTACGCCACTGGCACGGGGTTCTCTCTAGGTTCCATAGAGATCAGTTGCGAGGGGTGCGGCAAGAAACGCACCCTCTATGGGCTGGTGGGATCAGACGTCACCCGTCGTAGTATAAGCATCTTGGGCAGTAAGCAGGATATACAGGACACAAGCGACATGGACGTGGAACCTGGTAAAGGCTACACGTGCCGGGGTCACAAGCCATGGCTGGGGGATGGAGTCCCTACCAGTGGGTGTGGCGAAGACATGTCCCTTTCCATGCGCACCTCCACCAACGTCTACTTTCCTAACACCATCGCCTCGCTCTTCATCCCCAAGGACACGGATACAGACCATCTACGCCGGCTGCTGGAATCCCCCTCTTATATAAGGACCATAGAGACCCTGCTGCGTGCGAATCTGAGACCCAGCGCGCAGCTGCTGAGAAGGCATCACCGACCTGATCCCCTCGAACCATACACGGACGAGGATATAGACGCAGTCCTTGAGCAGATCATTCAGGAGATGAACACTGGGCAGCCGGACACCAAGCCCGAGCCCAGTGGAGAGGCAAGCCTGCTGCAGTCTGAGTACCAGGTCCTCAGCAGCGCCAAGAGCAGGAAAAACCCATCAGCAAAGGCTCAGGAGCTCATCACCGAAAAGATGGATCTGGACGCCTACGATGCGAAGGTAGCCGAGTACCTCGAGAGCGTGGTGTTGGTCAAGAAGCTCAGGGTCACCCGAGTGTTCGTAGGCTTCAGCCGCTACGAGTCCTTGGAGATCGAATTCGACCCCAGCATGCTCTGGCGCAACCCCCCTGATCCAGAGAATAGGTGGCTGCCGGCCGACGTCAGCTACGGTGAGGGCATATTCCTCGCGCTCAACAGCGGCAGGTTGCAACAGTGGGAGTCGGCAGAGACTGTCGGTCAGAGGGTAGAGCGGATCAAGGCTAACCTCCGCAGATTCCGAGGCATGTCCTTCCTCAAACGACACGCCCATCCCAGGCACGTGCTCCTGCACACCCTGGCCCATCTGCTCATGCGCCGCCTGGCATTCGAATCCGGCTACAGCCTCACATCCCTGCACGAGAGGATATACAGCGAGGGTGACATGGCTGGCATACTCATATATACCTCTGAGGGGGATGTCAAGGGAACGTTGGGAGGATTGGTGCGCATGGGACTTCCCCAGAAGCTCGAGGGAATATTCCTGCGCGCGCTGGAGGAGGCCACATGGTGCTCCTCAGATCCTGTATGCATGGAGTCGGTAGGTGGCGACGTCTTGGGGCTGCCTAGCTTCAACCTGGCGGCCTGCCACGCATGCGCCCTCCTGCCGGAGACCTCTTGCCAGGAGATGAACCACCTGCTGGATCGCGCCCTTGTGGTGGGCACGCCCGAGGATCAAGATATAGGCTTCTTCAAGGATTTGGTAAAAACCGCTATCGGCATAACCTAG
- a CDS encoding ROK family transcriptional regulator, whose product MPTGKHTGDQALVRELNLSIVLNVLREHSPLSRASLAAITGLNRATVSSLINELTRAGLVWEVGIEATDDVGRPGRLLELDPHAGRIIGMEVGVDFIALAIADFSSQIIWKRWVELTDGKSPEEVLGLAADLIQEGVELTDKEYGQVLGLGVGVPGLVDVPRGHLLFAPNLGWRDVPVRSMFEERFPFTVYVENEANMAALGESYFGVARGYNCVLYISAGVGVGGGIVLGGQIMRGAMGFSGEVGHMTMVEDGPICGCGNRGCWETLASESALVRRMLEALRRAGETPSWARDDHLTVPTVLEAARAGDRLARGVLNEVARDVGLGIANLVNVLNPEIVVLGGMLSMGGDLMLPTIRETLEHRGLRWLVQPLRLELAALGRESCVLGGIATVYDRVLSQPVEAIPKVAQGRRRTSIP is encoded by the coding sequence TTGCCTACGGGTAAGCATACGGGTGATCAGGCCCTGGTGAGGGAGCTGAACCTCTCGATAGTCCTCAACGTCCTACGGGAGCATTCACCCCTCTCCAGGGCATCCTTGGCGGCCATTACCGGCCTCAACAGGGCCACCGTATCCAGCCTCATCAACGAGCTCACCCGCGCAGGACTTGTGTGGGAGGTGGGCATAGAGGCCACGGATGATGTGGGACGGCCGGGCAGGCTGCTGGAGCTGGATCCGCATGCTGGACGGATCATTGGGATGGAAGTGGGGGTGGATTTCATAGCTTTGGCCATTGCTGACTTCAGCTCACAAATCATATGGAAGCGCTGGGTTGAGCTCACAGATGGCAAGTCGCCGGAGGAGGTGCTCGGGCTAGCTGCGGACCTCATACAAGAGGGTGTAGAGCTTACCGACAAGGAATACGGGCAGGTGCTCGGGCTGGGCGTGGGTGTGCCCGGGCTGGTGGATGTGCCCAGAGGCCACCTGTTATTTGCGCCCAACTTGGGATGGCGGGACGTACCTGTTCGATCGATGTTCGAGGAGCGCTTCCCGTTCACCGTGTACGTGGAGAACGAGGCGAACATGGCGGCACTGGGTGAGAGCTACTTCGGGGTCGCTCGCGGCTACAACTGCGTGCTCTACATAAGCGCTGGAGTAGGGGTGGGCGGGGGGATCGTGCTTGGCGGCCAGATCATGCGCGGTGCGATGGGCTTCTCGGGCGAGGTCGGCCATATGACGATGGTCGAAGACGGTCCCATATGTGGGTGCGGTAACAGGGGTTGCTGGGAGACCCTGGCTAGCGAGAGTGCTCTCGTGCGCCGGATGCTTGAGGCGCTGCGGCGTGCAGGCGAGACCCCGAGTTGGGCTCGGGATGATCACCTCACGGTGCCTACGGTGCTCGAGGCCGCCCGCGCAGGCGATCGCCTGGCGCGGGGGGTGCTCAACGAGGTCGCTCGGGACGTGGGGCTTGGTATAGCCAACCTGGTGAACGTGCTCAATCCTGAGATCGTAGTGCTGGGTGGGATGCTGAGCATGGGGGGAGATCTCATGCTCCCGACCATACGGGAGACCTTGGAGCATCGCGGGCTCAGGTGGCTGGTGCAGCCCCTGCGCTTGGAGCTGGCAGCGCTGGGCAGGGAGTCTTGCGTCCTCGGAGGCATCGCTACCGTGTACGACAGGGTCCTCAGCCAGCCTGTGGAAGCTATTCCCAAGGTAGCTCAGGGACGCCGCCGTACTTCTATTCCCTAG
- a CDS encoding carbohydrate ABC transporter permease has protein sequence MASVSYSPPASRQALKFIRFGLCLFVALLVLVPLVTAALGGLKTNAELFANPFGLPSTPQWSNYRSVLSEPTFWQELRNSTIVMLLTAIGVLVLSSMPAFVFSRLQFPGRELLFGFFTLGLLFPIAVAILPLYITLRQFHLIDTLWAVVLPQVAFGLPSNIVILRGFFAAVPKELEEAAFIDGVGYVGFFLRILLPLVRPALAAVFVLTLVASWNNFFLPLLVLNSQQNYTLPLGIMQFQGQHSTDWAMVLAFVTLSLVPTIIFYLFAERHIVSGLTAGAVKG, from the coding sequence GTGGCAAGTGTTAGCTATTCCCCGCCTGCTTCCAGGCAGGCGCTCAAGTTCATCAGGTTCGGGCTCTGCTTGTTCGTTGCATTACTGGTGCTGGTCCCGCTGGTGACCGCGGCACTAGGGGGTCTCAAGACGAACGCTGAGTTGTTCGCCAACCCGTTCGGGCTACCGTCCACTCCCCAATGGTCCAACTACCGTTCGGTGCTTTCCGAGCCCACCTTCTGGCAGGAGCTGCGCAATAGCACGATCGTCATGCTGCTGACGGCCATCGGTGTGCTGGTGCTGTCCAGCATGCCAGCTTTCGTCTTCTCGCGTCTCCAGTTTCCAGGCAGGGAGCTGCTGTTTGGGTTCTTCACCTTGGGCTTGCTCTTCCCTATAGCCGTGGCGATCCTGCCTCTCTACATCACCCTTCGTCAGTTTCACTTGATAGACACCCTGTGGGCGGTGGTGTTGCCCCAGGTAGCGTTCGGGTTGCCCAGCAACATAGTCATCCTGCGAGGGTTTTTTGCCGCTGTACCCAAGGAGCTCGAGGAGGCGGCCTTTATCGACGGTGTGGGGTATGTAGGCTTCTTCTTGCGCATCCTCCTCCCGCTGGTGCGGCCGGCCCTGGCTGCAGTGTTCGTGCTGACGTTGGTTGCTAGCTGGAACAACTTCTTCCTGCCTCTGCTCGTGCTCAACAGCCAGCAGAACTACACCCTGCCGCTGGGGATCATGCAGTTCCAGGGCCAGCACAGCACAGATTGGGCGATGGTGCTGGCTTTCGTGACTCTGTCGCTAGTGCCTACGATCATCTTCTACCTATTCGCCGAGCGGCACATAGTCTCTGGGCTGACAGCTGGGGCTGTCAAGGGATGA
- a CDS encoding carbohydrate ABC transporter permease, which produces MSSGATKSAVAYGVRARSIRWSKLLVVLGFLVPPAVIYIWLVLLPMAQAVFYSLYRWNGLGPLQHFVGLGNYELILRDRVFISALGHNLIIVALSICIQLPLALALALLLRGGVPGRAAFRMIFFLPYVLSEVVTGVIWSFIYNPQNGLMNALLGAVIPGFKPIGWLGDPGIVLYALFVVITWKYFGLHFILYTAGLQDIPSELEEAAEIDGASTWRKLRYVTIPLLGRTIRLSVFLSVLGSLQIFDLIWVMTTGGPVNASETMATYLYKFGFQRFAIGYGSAVAVVLFVICLAFAIFYQRQIMSRDYS; this is translated from the coding sequence ATGAGCTCAGGAGCTACCAAGTCCGCTGTGGCCTACGGTGTGCGTGCTAGGAGTATTCGGTGGAGCAAGCTGTTAGTAGTGCTGGGTTTTCTGGTGCCACCGGCCGTTATATACATCTGGCTGGTTCTTTTGCCCATGGCCCAGGCGGTGTTCTATAGCCTGTACAGGTGGAACGGCCTGGGCCCTTTGCAACACTTCGTGGGGCTGGGCAACTATGAGCTTATCCTGCGGGACAGGGTATTCATATCTGCCTTGGGGCATAACCTGATCATAGTCGCGCTATCGATATGTATCCAGCTGCCCTTGGCGCTGGCGCTGGCGCTGCTGCTCCGGGGTGGGGTGCCAGGTAGGGCAGCCTTCCGAATGATATTCTTCCTGCCTTACGTCCTCTCGGAGGTCGTCACCGGCGTGATATGGTCCTTCATCTATAACCCTCAGAACGGGTTGATGAACGCCCTGCTAGGGGCGGTGATCCCGGGCTTCAAGCCCATAGGATGGTTAGGAGATCCAGGTATCGTCCTCTACGCCCTGTTCGTGGTGATCACCTGGAAGTACTTTGGTCTGCACTTCATCCTGTACACGGCCGGACTGCAGGACATACCCTCGGAGCTGGAGGAGGCAGCTGAGATCGATGGCGCCAGCACCTGGCGGAAGCTGCGCTATGTCACCATCCCGCTGCTGGGTAGGACGATCCGCCTGAGCGTTTTCCTCTCGGTGCTGGGCTCGCTGCAGATATTCGACCTTATATGGGTGATGACGACAGGCGGTCCCGTCAACGCCAGCGAGACGATGGCCACTTATCTATATAAGTTTGGCTTCCAGAGATTTGCCATAGGTTACGGCTCGGCTGTGGCCGTGGTGCTGTTCGTGATCTGTCTGGCGTTCGCGATCTTCTATCAGCGCCAGATAATGAGCAGGGATTACTCCTAA